One genomic window of Micropterus dolomieu isolate WLL.071019.BEF.003 ecotype Adirondacks linkage group LG14, ASM2129224v1, whole genome shotgun sequence includes the following:
- the tvp23b gene encoding Golgi apparatus membrane protein TVP23 homolog B yields the protein MLAEDTNDEDVSLFDAEEDAGKRSKKTNIKHPVASFFHLFFRVTAIIVYLLCEILSTSFIACMVTIILLLSCDFWAVKNITGRLMVGLRWWNQVDDDGRSHWVFESRKGTGKQQVSNSESRIFWLGLIICPVLWVIFAFSTLFSFKIKWVPVVIMGVVLQGANLYGYVRCKVGGKTSLKNMATNYFGRQFLKQALSKEEES from the exons ATGTTAGCAGAA GATACCAATGATGAAGACGTGTCTCTGTTTGATGCGGAGGAGGATGCTGGGAAGAGGTCAAAGAAGACGAATATTAA GCATCCAGTGGCCTCCTTCTTCCACCTCTTCTTCAGAGTGACTGCCATCATCGTGTACCTGTTATGTGAGATTTTGAGTACAAGTTTCATCGCCTGCATGGTTACAATAATCCTTCTGCTCTCATGTGACTTCTGGGCAGTAAAG AACATCACTGGGAGATTGATGGTTGGTCTAAGGTGGTGGAACCAGGTGGATGATGATGGACGCAGCCACTGGGTGTTTGAGTCTAGGAAG GGTACTGGGAAGCAACAAGTGTCAAATTCTGAGTCCCGAATCTTCTGGCTCGGACTGATCATTTGTCCGGTCCTCTGGGTCATCTTTGCTTTCAGCACCCTCTTTTCCTTCAAGATTAAATGGGTg CCTGTAGTGATCATGGGTGTGGTGTTGCAAGGGGCCAACCTCTACGGTTACGTGCGGTGTAAAGTGGGAGGCAAGACCAGCCTAAAAAATATGGCTACGAATTATTTTGGACGACAGTTCCTCAAACAG GCGCTGTCTAAAGAAGAGGAATCGTAG